Proteins encoded together in one Amphritea japonica ATCC BAA-1530 window:
- a CDS encoding biotin-dependent carboxyltransferase family protein: MSGFRVIQPGLLTLIQDAGRFGHHRIGLTTGGPVDSLAFKWANRLVDNPLNSTTLEISFGGLVMQAETDAQIVLAGAEMPLKINGVEQDRWHAHKIKAGDKIEVSFSAQGARAYLAVSGGFQVEHSFSSSATVTREGIGGFTGDKLQQGDFLYCKPSGEHGGFRLPEEHRPDYFDDISLRVITGYQQQAFSDYQKRLFFSSEYKVTDRADRMGYRLEGPEVKPSIDGILSEGICHGAIQIPADGQPIVLLNDRQTIGGYPKIGSMIAMDTARMAQLLPGSRISFEEISIDDAHNLHCLAHVRFNNTEPEAID, translated from the coding sequence ATGAGTGGTTTTAGAGTTATCCAGCCAGGTCTGCTTACTCTGATTCAGGATGCCGGACGTTTCGGCCACCATCGTATCGGTCTGACCACCGGCGGACCTGTGGACAGCCTGGCGTTCAAATGGGCTAACCGTCTGGTTGATAATCCATTGAACAGCACCACGCTGGAGATTAGTTTTGGCGGTCTGGTGATGCAAGCTGAGACTGACGCACAAATCGTGCTGGCCGGCGCCGAGATGCCTCTGAAGATCAACGGAGTTGAACAAGATCGCTGGCACGCTCACAAGATCAAAGCAGGCGATAAAATCGAAGTCAGCTTCTCGGCACAAGGCGCACGTGCTTACCTGGCCGTCAGCGGTGGCTTTCAGGTAGAGCACAGTTTTTCCAGCAGCGCGACAGTTACCCGCGAAGGTATCGGCGGTTTTACCGGTGACAAACTTCAACAGGGTGATTTTCTCTATTGTAAGCCATCTGGAGAGCATGGTGGTTTTCGCCTGCCAGAAGAGCATCGTCCTGACTACTTCGACGATATATCCCTAAGGGTGATTACCGGTTATCAGCAACAGGCTTTCAGTGATTACCAAAAACGCCTGTTTTTCAGTAGCGAATACAAAGTGACTGATCGAGCCGACCGCATGGGTTACCGATTGGAAGGCCCCGAAGTTAAACCGTCGATTGATGGCATTTTATCGGAAGGTATCTGCCACGGAGCGATACAAATTCCAGCGGATGGTCAACCAATCGTATTGCTTAATGACCGACAGACAATCGGCGGCTATCCGAAGATAGGTTCTATGATCGCAATGGATACGGCTCGAATGGCGCAGTTGCTCCCCGGCTCTCGAATATCATTCGAAGAGATCAGTATCGACGATGCTCATAATCTTCACTGTCTGGCCCATGTTCGGTTCAACAATACCGAGCCGGAAGCCATCGATTAA
- a CDS encoding DUF4392 domain-containing protein: MSKNQINESTLSLQVEDLLVSRNLRGMKTVQPALSTGYYLRAARTLYKCKGHVLIGTGFPVVDTFETDGPVGAIALYEALEKLGATPVIVCGPPVSQALMDNYRVHEIRVGEHQERTLEAFKALYNYNPDAVLSIERPGQAADGGYYNMRGESISERTACFDTFVNNAKCPTIGIGDGGNEIGMGNITEALKDLDINAAATCVDELLIADVSNWGAYGLITFFSLWSGRDLLGEFAPLAILEYLSKLGSVDGVTRINELTEDGLPVDEGISVIEELRGLIGYND; this comes from the coding sequence ATGTCTAAGAATCAGATCAACGAATCAACCCTGAGCCTTCAGGTAGAAGACCTACTGGTTTCCCGCAACCTGCGCGGCATGAAAACCGTTCAGCCTGCTCTTTCCACTGGCTACTACCTGCGGGCAGCACGCACGCTTTATAAGTGTAAAGGCCATGTACTGATTGGTACCGGCTTTCCTGTAGTCGATACCTTTGAAACCGATGGCCCCGTTGGCGCTATTGCGCTCTACGAAGCATTGGAAAAACTCGGTGCCACACCGGTTATCGTTTGTGGACCGCCAGTATCTCAGGCACTGATGGACAACTACCGGGTACATGAGATCCGCGTTGGCGAACATCAGGAACGTACCCTTGAAGCTTTCAAGGCACTGTACAACTATAACCCGGATGCAGTGTTATCTATCGAACGCCCGGGACAGGCAGCAGATGGCGGCTATTACAATATGCGCGGCGAGAGCATCAGTGAACGCACCGCTTGTTTCGATACCTTTGTTAACAACGCTAAGTGCCCAACGATTGGCATCGGCGATGGTGGTAACGAGATAGGTATGGGTAACATTACAGAGGCGCTTAAAGATCTGGATATCAACGCGGCGGCAACCTGTGTTGATGAACTACTGATCGCCGATGTATCTAACTGGGGAGCATATGGCTTGATCACATTCTTCAGCCTCTGGAGCGGCCGCGACCTGCTGGGTGAGTTCGCACCATTAGCGATCCTTGAATACCTGTCCAAGCTTGGTAGTGTTGATGGCGTTACCCGCATCAACGAACTCACCGAAGATGGTCTGCCGGTTGATGAAGGAATCAGTGTTATAGAAGAACTGCGTGGACTGATTGGTTATAACGACTAA
- a CDS encoding PLP-dependent cysteine synthase family protein, producing MTSWVQEAVALIQADAQRSADTHLIKLDVPGLTGIDLYLKDESSHPTGSLKHRLARSLFLYALCNGQISNETTVIEASSGSTAVSEAYFARMIGVPFVAVMPRKTAVAKIKQVEFYGGRCHYVDCPTQMHDAAVMLAQECNGHFMDQFRYAERATDWRGNSNIAESIFRQMSQEPHPVPAAIVMSAGTGGTTATLGRYIRYKGLNSELVAVDPENSVFYDVWRTGNRCIEINKGGRIEGIGRPRAEESFQPTVIDRMIKVPDGASVAAMRWLEQQTGRRAGASTGTNLWGMLTLAAEMHQQGEKGSLVTLICDSGERYLDSYYDAQWVAQNIGDISLYQEPLKVMTGG from the coding sequence ATGACGAGCTGGGTACAAGAGGCGGTAGCTTTGATTCAGGCGGATGCACAGCGATCAGCAGATACGCATCTGATTAAGTTAGATGTACCGGGCCTTACTGGAATCGACCTGTATTTGAAGGATGAGAGTAGCCACCCTACGGGCAGTCTCAAACACCGCTTAGCTCGCTCGCTTTTTCTTTATGCGCTATGTAATGGGCAGATTAGCAATGAGACAACAGTGATTGAGGCTTCGTCAGGCAGTACTGCTGTTTCAGAAGCTTACTTTGCTCGTATGATTGGTGTGCCATTTGTAGCGGTTATGCCACGTAAAACTGCTGTGGCTAAGATCAAACAGGTCGAATTTTATGGCGGCCGTTGTCACTATGTTGATTGCCCGACTCAAATGCATGATGCTGCGGTAATGCTAGCGCAGGAATGTAATGGCCATTTTATGGATCAGTTTCGTTATGCTGAACGGGCGACTGACTGGCGGGGCAATAGTAATATTGCTGAGAGTATCTTTCGGCAGATGAGTCAAGAGCCTCATCCCGTGCCTGCTGCTATCGTTATGAGTGCGGGAACGGGTGGGACAACGGCCACCTTAGGGCGTTATATTCGCTATAAGGGACTGAATAGTGAATTAGTCGCTGTGGATCCTGAAAATTCAGTGTTTTATGACGTTTGGCGCACCGGCAATCGTTGCATTGAAATAAACAAAGGTGGGCGAATTGAAGGAATAGGGCGCCCCCGGGCGGAAGAGTCGTTTCAACCTACAGTGATCGACCGGATGATCAAAGTGCCTGACGGTGCTTCAGTTGCTGCGATGCGCTGGCTGGAACAGCAAACAGGTCGCAGAGCAGGGGCATCAACCGGAACCAACCTTTGGGGGATGCTGACGCTTGCAGCGGAGATGCATCAGCAGGGCGAAAAGGGCTCTCTGGTCACGCTTATCTGTGATAGCGGTGAGCGCTATCTGGATAGCTATTATGATGCGCAATGGGTGGCACAAAATATTGGTGATATATCTCTTTATCAGGAACCTCTGAAAGTGATGACGGGGGGATAG
- a CDS encoding Lrp/AsnC family transcriptional regulator, protein MDSVDKKILTLLQQDATLSVNDIAERVSLSTTPCWKRIKKLEDTGVIKARVALLDNAKVGAGVSVFVHLKTHNHEDQWLARFAESIKGFDEVMECYRMAGEWDYLLRVATKDIESFDRFYKKLITEIDGLTDVTSSFAMEEIKFSTCLPLNNI, encoded by the coding sequence ATGGATAGCGTAGATAAGAAAATACTCACACTATTACAGCAAGATGCTACCCTGTCGGTTAACGACATAGCCGAGCGGGTTAGCCTCTCAACAACCCCTTGTTGGAAGCGCATTAAAAAGCTTGAGGATACTGGTGTCATCAAAGCCCGGGTAGCGCTGTTAGACAACGCAAAAGTAGGTGCAGGCGTTTCTGTTTTTGTTCACCTGAAAACTCATAATCATGAAGACCAGTGGCTGGCACGCTTTGCTGAAAGTATAAAAGGCTTTGATGAGGTGATGGAGTGCTATCGAATGGCCGGTGAGTGGGACTACCTGCTGAGGGTTGCCACTAAAGATATCGAGTCCTTTGATCGCTTCTATAAAAAGCTCATTACTGAAATTGATGGTTTAACCGATGTTACCTCAAGCTTTGCCATGGAGGAGATTAAATTTTCAACCTGCCTGCCACTTAACAACATCTAA
- a CDS encoding LysR family transcriptional regulator — MRLRNLNTFVKVANLGSFHAAAQQLHATQPAISARINTLEEELGTQLFIRDKSGTRLSSRGVQLLPYAEKLLAISLEMKQQISDKSPQKGTLRIGITDTLANLYLSPLLKHWQQLHPLMSFELISDVTPTLTRQLQENQLDLALMVAGNYDQPELVIEPLCSYPQHWVATPERLADNPVTSLEALSHSPILSFPRDTRPWDYLQQLFRPLDERPIFHTCSSVANLLTLTLQGAGMALLPAPIIQEHLSRGMLVEFSPGPKPPELSFCACWRLDDDRILPQLLAQSGREIIVATA, encoded by the coding sequence ATGCGCCTGAGAAACCTGAACACTTTTGTCAAAGTAGCTAATCTGGGTAGTTTCCACGCAGCAGCCCAACAGCTGCATGCAACTCAACCCGCTATTTCAGCACGGATTAATACGCTTGAAGAGGAACTGGGGACTCAACTGTTTATCCGCGATAAAAGCGGAACCCGCCTTTCCTCCCGCGGCGTACAACTGCTGCCTTATGCTGAGAAATTGCTGGCGATTAGCCTGGAAATGAAACAGCAAATAAGCGATAAAAGCCCACAAAAAGGTACGCTACGCATCGGCATTACCGACACTTTAGCCAACCTGTATCTTTCTCCACTACTGAAACACTGGCAACAGCTGCATCCTTTAATGTCATTTGAGCTGATCAGTGATGTCACACCGACACTGACACGCCAATTACAAGAGAATCAGCTGGACCTGGCTCTGATGGTCGCAGGTAATTATGATCAGCCCGAACTGGTAATAGAGCCTTTATGCAGCTATCCCCAACACTGGGTCGCTACACCAGAGCGACTTGCAGATAACCCCGTCACCAGCTTAGAAGCACTCAGCCACTCGCCTATTCTGAGCTTTCCCCGTGACACCCGCCCATGGGACTATCTGCAGCAGCTTTTTCGTCCGCTTGATGAAAGGCCCATATTCCACACTTGCAGCTCTGTCGCCAACTTACTAACTCTGACCCTTCAAGGGGCTGGAATGGCACTTTTACCCGCCCCCATTATTCAGGAACACCTGTCCAGAGGGATGTTAGTCGAGTTCAGCCCTGGCCCTAAACCTCCGGAACTTTCATTTTGTGCGTGCTGGCGACTGGATGATGACAGGATTCTCCCTCAACTGTTAGCTCAGAGCGGGCGGGAAATTATCGTCGCTACTGCTTAA
- a CDS encoding aminotransferase class IV: MSIAYLNGEYLPLEEARISPMDRGFLFGDGIYEVIPYYNGKSVGLMPHITRMINGLAEIEIKNSHTADEWKTLLDNLIAKNSDQGDNLGVYVHISRGTDVKRYHAYPEGVEPTIFCFTFGIKDPEPTDRTKVHQYSMISTEDLRWQRCHIKSTALLGNVIHFQEGYSSGHDEALLYNAKGELTEGSSCNAFIVKDGVIITPIQDNQILPGITRRIIIDSLKADGSLTVEERTITMDEVRNADELWITSSSKEIAPVTQLDGKPVGNGEVGEIWEKAFKIYTASKYDF; this comes from the coding sequence ATGAGCATTGCATACCTGAATGGCGAATACCTGCCACTAGAAGAAGCCCGCATCTCCCCAATGGACCGCGGCTTTCTGTTTGGCGATGGTATCTACGAAGTTATTCCGTATTACAACGGTAAATCTGTAGGCCTGATGCCTCATATCACCCGTATGATCAACGGTCTCGCTGAAATCGAGATCAAGAACAGCCACACCGCTGATGAGTGGAAAACACTACTGGACAACCTTATTGCAAAAAACAGTGATCAAGGCGATAACCTGGGTGTTTATGTTCACATCTCTCGTGGTACTGACGTTAAGCGCTACCATGCGTATCCAGAAGGTGTTGAACCTACCATTTTCTGTTTCACTTTTGGTATCAAAGACCCTGAGCCGACAGATCGTACAAAAGTACACCAGTACAGCATGATCTCTACTGAAGACCTGCGCTGGCAGCGTTGCCACATTAAATCTACAGCGCTGTTGGGTAACGTAATCCACTTCCAGGAAGGCTACTCTTCCGGTCACGATGAAGCTCTGCTCTACAACGCTAAAGGCGAACTGACAGAAGGCAGTTCCTGTAACGCATTCATTGTGAAAGATGGCGTGATCATCACCCCGATTCAGGATAACCAGATTCTGCCGGGCATCACCCGTCGCATTATTATCGACAGCCTGAAAGCAGATGGCTCTCTGACAGTGGAAGAGCGTACTATCACCATGGACGAAGTGCGCAACGCTGACGAACTATGGATTACCAGCTCCTCTAAAGAGATTGCTCCGGTGACTCAACTGGATGGAAAGCCGGTCGGTAATGGCGAAGTTGGCGAGATCTGGGAAAAAGCATTCAAGATCTATACTGCGTCTAAGTACGACTTCTAA
- a CDS encoding AAA family ATPase has protein sequence MRIIITGAESSGKSTIAEHLGRQFHLPYALEYARFYLEEKGPEYDLELLIRLSRLHLKYQRAEVDPEVPIGIFDTDMINYKIWAEEVFGHCPGQIFEAVEQESSHVYLLCKPDLPWEADLLRESPNDREILYQRHLSEVKRLNRPYVIVAGDGFQRLANAEAALESLMSLHTGRL, from the coding sequence ATGAGGATTATTATTACGGGTGCGGAATCGTCCGGGAAAAGCACAATTGCGGAGCATCTGGGCAGGCAATTTCACCTGCCTTATGCACTGGAGTATGCGCGTTTTTATCTGGAGGAAAAGGGTCCGGAGTATGATCTGGAACTGCTAATTAGATTGAGCAGATTACATCTGAAGTATCAACGAGCAGAGGTTGATCCCGAAGTCCCAATCGGTATTTTTGATACCGATATGATCAATTATAAAATCTGGGCTGAAGAGGTTTTCGGGCATTGTCCTGGTCAGATTTTTGAGGCTGTTGAGCAAGAGTCATCCCACGTTTATTTGCTATGCAAGCCGGATCTTCCCTGGGAAGCTGACTTGCTGCGGGAGAGTCCGAACGATCGCGAGATACTCTATCAGCGCCATTTGAGTGAGGTTAAGCGGCTTAACCGACCCTACGTGATAGTGGCAGGTGACGGTTTTCAGCGGTTAGCAAATGCTGAAGCGGCTTTAGAGAGCCTGATGTCTCTGCATACAGGAAGGCTCTAA
- the pnuC gene encoding nicotinamide riboside transporter PnuC has translation MDNNIMATIEWLQLLGSTPLEIVATLSAILGVVLIARQNIMGWPLGILWASISAWLAITEWQLVSDGILYLTYIPIQLYCWKAWVNGNAAREGAPFVPVWLSRDKQLALFFVTVLCIAGWGFGITALAAKVSWIPEPSLLWLDSVTTVLSFFAQFLQARKRMENWVGWCIVNILGIYIYWVKGAPIYSFQYAIFLGLGIYGWIQWHRSLKAQPLVSTHS, from the coding sequence ATGGACAATAACATCATGGCGACTATCGAGTGGTTGCAGCTGTTGGGTAGTACCCCTCTGGAAATTGTAGCCACCCTGAGTGCTATTCTGGGGGTGGTTCTGATAGCCAGGCAGAATATTATGGGCTGGCCGCTTGGTATCCTCTGGGCGTCAATCTCCGCATGGCTAGCGATCACCGAGTGGCAGTTAGTTTCAGATGGTATTCTTTACCTTACTTATATTCCGATTCAGTTGTATTGCTGGAAAGCGTGGGTTAACGGGAATGCGGCTCGTGAGGGTGCTCCTTTTGTTCCGGTATGGCTCTCCAGAGATAAGCAGCTAGCCCTGTTTTTTGTCACCGTTCTCTGTATCGCCGGATGGGGTTTTGGTATTACTGCATTGGCAGCGAAGGTTAGCTGGATTCCTGAGCCCTCTTTGTTGTGGCTCGATTCTGTCACTACCGTATTGAGCTTTTTTGCGCAGTTTCTTCAGGCGCGTAAGCGGATGGAAAACTGGGTCGGCTGGTGTATCGTCAATATACTGGGTATCTACATATACTGGGTTAAAGGCGCGCCAATATACTCGTTTCAATATGCCATTTTCCTGGGGCTGGGTATCTATGGCTGGATTCAATGGCACAGGTCTCTTAAAGCCCAGCCGTTGGTGAGTACTCATTCCTGA
- a CDS encoding alkene reductase, with translation MMSTLFDPVTLGDLTLKNRIVMAPLTRCRADKYRVPNQLMADYYTQRSSAGLILTEATSVAPMGVGYPDTPGIWSDAQIEGWKRVTDAVHRAGGLIFLQLWHVGRISDPLYLNDNLPVAPSAVRPAGYVSLVRPKKAYVEPRALTIDEVKEQVELYRQGAENAKVAGFDGVHVHGANGYLLDQFLQDKTNRRDDEYGGSLANRARLLLEVTDACIGVWGKGRVGVHLAPRMDAHDMGDSNRTETFSYVATELGKRDIAFISTREHAAEDSLTPLLKQLFNGPVIANEQFDKVQANHWLAENKADAIAFGIPFIANPDLPKRLALDAELNAPRPELFYGQGPVGYTDYPALG, from the coding sequence ATGATGTCAACACTCTTTGATCCCGTCACTCTGGGTGACCTAACCTTGAAAAACCGTATAGTAATGGCACCGTTAACCCGTTGCCGTGCTGATAAATATCGCGTCCCCAATCAGTTAATGGCTGATTACTATACTCAACGCAGCAGTGCTGGCTTAATTCTGACAGAAGCGACATCGGTTGCTCCAATGGGAGTCGGATATCCTGATACTCCTGGAATCTGGTCGGATGCTCAGATCGAGGGCTGGAAAAGGGTAACTGACGCAGTACACCGGGCTGGCGGTCTTATTTTTCTGCAGTTATGGCATGTGGGTCGGATCTCGGATCCTCTTTACCTGAACGATAATTTACCTGTGGCTCCCAGTGCTGTCCGTCCGGCAGGCTATGTGAGCTTGGTCAGGCCTAAGAAAGCATATGTAGAGCCTCGAGCACTGACAATAGATGAGGTGAAGGAACAGGTAGAACTTTATCGACAGGGTGCTGAAAACGCCAAAGTGGCCGGCTTTGATGGTGTGCATGTGCATGGCGCCAACGGTTATCTTCTTGATCAATTTCTACAAGACAAAACAAATAGACGAGATGACGAATACGGCGGTTCTCTGGCAAACCGTGCCCGCTTACTGTTAGAAGTCACGGATGCGTGCATAGGTGTGTGGGGTAAAGGGCGAGTGGGAGTTCATCTGGCGCCCCGGATGGATGCTCATGATATGGGGGATTCGAATCGAACTGAAACCTTCAGCTATGTTGCAACAGAATTAGGAAAGCGGGATATCGCTTTTATTTCAACCCGTGAACATGCGGCTGAAGACAGTTTGACGCCGTTGTTAAAACAGTTATTTAACGGCCCTGTGATTGCTAATGAACAGTTTGACAAGGTGCAGGCAAATCATTGGCTGGCAGAAAACAAGGCGGACGCGATTGCTTTTGGAATCCCGTTTATTGCTAATCCAGATCTGCCAAAGCGACTAGCACTGGATGCTGAACTTAACGCGCCACGTCCGGAACTATTCTATGGGCAGGGACCCGTTGGTTATACGGATTATCCAGCGCTGGGATGA
- a CDS encoding ArsR/SmtB family transcription factor, protein MGVTELDEMIKALSHPVRRDILNWLKQPSQFFSDQEHPLSFGVCAGLIDQKTGLSQSTVSAHLATLQRAGFISSKKVGQWNFFSRNDAAIQQFLTRLNEQL, encoded by the coding sequence ATGGGCGTTACAGAACTTGATGAGATGATTAAAGCGCTATCTCATCCGGTGCGCAGGGATATTTTGAATTGGCTAAAACAGCCATCGCAGTTTTTTTCTGATCAGGAGCATCCCCTGAGCTTTGGGGTTTGTGCTGGCCTGATCGATCAGAAAACGGGGCTGTCGCAGTCCACTGTGTCTGCTCATCTGGCGACTCTGCAGCGAGCAGGCTTTATCAGTAGTAAGAAAGTAGGCCAGTGGAATTTTTTCTCACGTAATGACGCTGCGATTCAGCAATTTTTGACGCGTTTAAATGAACAGCTTTAA
- a CDS encoding ATP-binding protein — protein sequence MKKTLMSWSSGKDSAWALYQLQRDPTIELMGLVCTINEEFDRVAMHGVRVELLKAQASSIGLPLEILALPNPCSHKDYEQIMGDFVARIKEDGIECMAFGDLYLEDIRAYREEAMAGSGITPIFPLWNIPTKQLSREMLDNGLRTVITCIDPKQVPVELAGREYDHAFLDELADSVDPCGENGEFHSFVFDGPMFRNKIEITVGEIVERDNFIFADLLPDNTVASQPIETISRTYSDET from the coding sequence ATGAAAAAAACACTCATGTCCTGGAGCAGCGGTAAAGACAGCGCCTGGGCGCTCTACCAATTGCAACGCGATCCAACGATCGAACTAATGGGGTTAGTTTGTACTATAAATGAAGAGTTCGATCGGGTTGCAATGCACGGAGTACGGGTAGAACTACTCAAAGCCCAGGCTAGCAGCATTGGATTACCGCTAGAGATTCTTGCGTTACCAAACCCCTGTAGCCATAAAGACTATGAACAGATAATGGGTGACTTTGTAGCAAGAATTAAAGAAGATGGAATCGAATGCATGGCATTCGGCGACCTGTACTTAGAGGACATTCGTGCTTACAGAGAAGAAGCGATGGCAGGAAGCGGTATTACGCCAATTTTCCCTCTCTGGAACATCCCAACCAAACAACTATCCAGAGAGATGCTGGATAACGGCTTAAGAACCGTCATCACTTGTATCGATCCAAAACAAGTTCCCGTTGAATTGGCTGGCAGGGAGTATGATCATGCCTTTCTTGACGAGCTAGCCGACTCTGTAGACCCCTGTGGAGAGAATGGTGAATTCCATAGCTTCGTCTTTGATGGGCCCATGTTTCGAAACAAAATAGAGATAACCGTCGGCGAAATCGTTGAGCGTGATAACTTCATCTTCGCAGATCTGCTACCGGATAACACTGTAGCATCACAACCCATTGAGACCATATCCCGGACATACTCAGATGAAACCTGA
- a CDS encoding class I SAM-dependent methyltransferase → MKPEDIGLAYNTLTDLWEGNNFNRDNGIAQHKRAIPFATNHRLALDVGCGSTGRFIDLLLTNGFSPQGVDISTEMIRLARLRHPDITFHQQDICNWVLPDKYDFISAWDSIWHVPLERQAAVLSKLFNSLNPGGVCIFSGGGTDKPDDHKDSTMGTDVYYSTLGITGFLTVIEQSGCICRHLEYDQHPELHCYFIVQKIG, encoded by the coding sequence ATGAAACCTGAAGATATCGGCCTGGCCTACAACACCCTCACAGACCTATGGGAAGGCAACAACTTCAACAGAGATAATGGTATTGCCCAGCATAAGCGAGCAATACCATTTGCTACGAATCATCGACTTGCCCTGGATGTCGGCTGTGGTAGTACTGGCCGCTTTATTGATCTTCTACTGACTAACGGCTTTTCTCCCCAAGGCGTCGATATTTCTACGGAGATGATCAGGCTGGCAAGGCTACGCCACCCTGATATTACATTTCATCAACAGGACATCTGTAATTGGGTATTACCTGACAAATATGATTTTATTTCAGCATGGGATAGTATTTGGCACGTCCCTCTTGAAAGACAAGCAGCAGTGCTAAGCAAACTTTTCAATAGCCTCAATCCTGGTGGAGTATGTATTTTTTCCGGAGGCGGCACGGATAAGCCAGATGATCATAAAGACAGCACGATGGGAACCGACGTTTATTATTCAACATTAGGAATAACGGGGTTTCTCACAGTCATCGAACAATCGGGCTGTATTTGCAGACACCTTGAATATGATCAACACCCAGAACTGCACTGTTACTTTATTGTTCAGAAAATTGGATAA
- a CDS encoding DUF1289 domain-containing protein: MTNPQSDNTSKTANSPCTRNCCLNEKEICLGCYRSLEEILAWHTASEAERNKILTICQTRKHQHLPINLKTKS, encoded by the coding sequence ATGACAAATCCTCAATCAGACAATACATCAAAAACAGCTAACTCACCCTGCACTCGAAACTGCTGTTTAAATGAGAAAGAGATCTGCTTAGGCTGCTATCGCTCACTTGAAGAAATTTTAGCCTGGCATACGGCATCTGAAGCGGAAAGAAACAAAATATTAACCATATGCCAGACTCGAAAACACCAACACCTACCGATTAATCTGAAAACCAAAAGCTAA